One bacterium genomic window, TTTTGATGGTATTTAACAAAAAAATCTATAAAGGAAAAAAGAGATTATCTTTTTGTGATGTGTTTTTGATATAATATATCCTGTTTAGAGGTAATTCTGGACAAAGGTAGCGAAATATAGGAATTTAAAGGAAGGTTTATAGATTATGGCTCTCCCTATATTTTAGAAATTCTAAAGGGCTATGCTTTACAAGCAATATTCTTTCATTTAACAGGCTTTCCCTTTTGTGAAGATAAAGATTGTAGGCTTTATAATAGCCATTGGCAAGAGGAGATGATAAATGCCCAAATTACATCAGGAAAACTTTGTGAAAAACATAAAAACTTCATTATTTAGCTCTTTTAAAATTCATTTTTCCTTTTATCACTGCCAGCATTAAAACTATTCACCTCCATTGCTTTCCTCTGATTGGATGAACATATTCTATATATTAAGCTTAAAAGGATAAACTCTCTTGAACCTGGACTATAGGATTTTAGTTTAAGGTCGCAATCGGCAAGGCTAGAAAATATAAAGCATCCCTCCTCTTTTGAAAATAGCCTTGCTTGATTAGAGATCTTTCTATATTGCCAATCCTTCATTGCCTCATCCCTTATCCCATCCTTTATTGAAAATATCTCCCTTAGTCTCTTTTCCATCATAAATAAAATACGATTACAAGAATCGCCATAAGAGAGAAGGTCATTACAAATAGACAAAGCAGACATTTTTCTTTCTCCTATTGCATCAAGGAGAAAAAATATGTTTTTGCTTTCTCCTTTGGAAAGAATGGGAAAAATATCACAATCAGAAATTTCTTTCTTGGAACAATAGAGGGTTATTTTTTCAATCTCTCCCATAAGAAATGATGTATCTTCGCCTATGGTTTCAAGCATAAGGTCAATGGCAGATGCTTTAATTATTCTTCCATTTTCTCTAAACCTTTCCCTTATCCAAAATTTAAGATTATTAAAATGTAGCTTTGGAAAGTTTACAACGGGGATGGAATAAGAGCTATCTACCTTCTTAAGAGAGATGATAATAGTAATAGATAGACTTGGATTTTTGATGTATTTTGCTATAAGCTCTCTTTGTTTTATAGAGGGCTCTTTTAGGACAACAACCTTGCTTTCTCCAAACATATCGTTTGAAAGAACCTCCCTTAAATTCTTTTCATCATCAAGGACAACAAGGTTTGCTTTTCTTTTATCTTTTATCCTAAAAATTGCATCCCTTTTAAGGTTATCTTCCTCTCCAACAAACAAATATCCAGAGGCAATCTTTTCCTTATTTATATCCTTTAATAAATCTTCGTAGCTCATTAGAAATACGCCTTCCTACCCTTACACAAAGCCTCAATTTTTCCTTTTCTTCATCCTCTGAATATATTATTGCCTCAGATAGCCTTTTCTTTAGAATTAAATTATTTTGAAAAAATAGCTCAAACTCAATATCCATCCTTAATCTATATTCTATTATTTCCTTTTTTTCTGTCCAGGCAACTGGTGTTTTTTTATAATCTACAATCCTTCCAGAAAGGCTTAAATCTACCTTTTCTCTATCTTCTATCTTAAGATGCCCATCCTTCATTATTTCGTCCGTAATTGCCAAATTAAGCACCTCAGAAAGTCCGTATTCCTTTGTTTCATTATAAAAAAGAAAGACAAAAATTGTTTTTTCCTCTATTTTTGGAGGGGCGGCACAGCCAATAAACAGACAACAGACAACAGACAACAGACAGTTCAGACGATTCAGGCAGTTCAAACAAACAGACGGTTCGGACTTATCTATCCTCTGTCTTCTGTCCTCTGTCCTATCGTCCATTTTCAAGCCTTTTTATAAGGTATTCTGGAAGCCCTTCGTTTCTCATAAACTTCTGGGTTCTTTTTATATTATAAGGGATACGAAAGAGTCTAAATTCTTTGTTATTAAGAATTCCAAAGCTTGCCTTTGGAATATAATCCCTTGGTTGACCAACAGAACCAGGGTTTATTATGCTTCTTTTTTTAAGTGGAATTACCTCA contains:
- the holA gene encoding DNA polymerase III subunit delta, with product MSYEDLLKDINKEKIASGYLFVGEEDNLKRDAIFRIKDKRKANLVVLDDEKNLREVLSNDMFGESKVVVLKEPSIKQRELIAKYIKNPSLSITIIISLKKVDSSYSIPVVNFPKLHFNNLKFWIRERFRENGRIIKASAIDLMLETIGEDTSFLMGEIEKITLYCSKKEISDCDIFPILSKGESKNIFFLLDAIGERKMSALSICNDLLSYGDSCNRILFMMEKRLREIFSIKDGIRDEAMKDWQYRKISNQARLFSKEEGCFIFSSLADCDLKLKSYSPGSREFILLSLIYRICSSNQRKAMEVNSFNAGSDKRKNEF
- a CDS encoding LptE family protein, coding for MDDRTEDRRQRIDKSEPSVCLNCLNRLNCLLSVVCCLFIGCAAPPKIEEKTIFVFLFYNETKEYGLSEVLNLAITDEIMKDGHLKIEDREKVDLSLSGRIVDYKKTPVAWTEKKEIIEYRLRMDIEFELFFQNNLILKKRLSEAIIYSEDEEKEKLRLCVRVGRRISNELRRFIKGYK